A single region of the Streptomyces virginiae genome encodes:
- a CDS encoding cytochrome ubiquinol oxidase subunit I encodes MDLALAPETLARWQFGITTVYHFLFVPLTISLAALTAGLQTAWVRTEKEKYLRATKFWGKLFLINIAMGVVTGIVQEFQFGMNWSDYSRFVGDIFGAPLAFEALIAFFFESTFIGLWIFGWDKLPKKIHLACIWMVSMGTVLSAYFILAANSWMQHPVGYRINEERGRAELTDFWLVLTQNTALTQFFHTITAAFLVGGAFMAGISAFHLARKKHIPVMRSSLRLGLIVLIIAGTGTAISGDLLGKVMFKQQPMKMAAAEALWDGEAPAPFSVFAYGDVEKGHNKVAIEIPGLLSFLANDDFTSFVPGINDVNKAEQEKFGPGDYRPNIPVAYWGFRWMIGFGMASLGVGVLGLWLTRKKFMLPAGLRTGEDEVPNLVLFKKPLSPKFANLYWIVALWTMGFPLIANSWGWIFTEMGRQPWVVYGVLRTRDAVSPNVSQGEVLTSMIGFTLLYAVLAVIEVKLLVKYVKAGPPELTEADLNPPTKIGGDDKNPDRPMAFSY; translated from the coding sequence GTGGACCTAGCTTTGGCGCCGGAGACATTGGCGCGATGGCAGTTCGGCATTACGACCGTCTACCACTTCCTCTTCGTGCCCCTGACGATCTCGCTCGCCGCCCTTACGGCGGGTTTGCAGACGGCCTGGGTGCGCACCGAGAAGGAGAAGTACCTCAGAGCGACGAAGTTCTGGGGGAAGCTCTTCTTGATCAATATCGCGATGGGTGTCGTCACCGGCATCGTCCAGGAGTTCCAGTTCGGCATGAACTGGTCCGACTACTCGCGATTCGTCGGCGACATCTTCGGGGCCCCCCTGGCCTTCGAGGCACTGATCGCCTTCTTCTTCGAGTCGACCTTCATCGGTCTGTGGATCTTCGGCTGGGACAAGCTGCCGAAGAAGATCCACCTGGCGTGCATCTGGATGGTGTCCATGGGCACCGTCCTGTCCGCCTATTTCATCCTGGCGGCCAATTCCTGGATGCAGCACCCGGTCGGGTACCGCATCAACGAGGAGCGGGGCCGGGCCGAGCTCACCGACTTCTGGCTCGTGCTGACCCAGAACACCGCGCTCACCCAGTTCTTCCACACCATCACGGCCGCCTTCCTGGTCGGTGGCGCGTTCATGGCCGGAATATCGGCCTTCCACCTGGCTCGCAAGAAGCACATCCCCGTGATGCGGAGCTCGCTGCGCCTCGGCCTGATCGTCCTGATCATCGCCGGTACGGGTACCGCGATCAGTGGTGACCTGCTCGGCAAGGTGATGTTCAAGCAGCAGCCCATGAAGATGGCCGCCGCCGAGGCGCTCTGGGACGGCGAGGCGCCGGCTCCCTTCTCGGTCTTCGCCTACGGCGACGTCGAGAAGGGCCACAACAAGGTCGCGATAGAGATCCCCGGCCTGCTGTCCTTCCTGGCCAACGACGACTTCACCTCCTTCGTCCCGGGCATCAACGACGTCAACAAGGCGGAGCAGGAGAAGTTCGGTCCCGGCGACTACCGGCCCAACATCCCGGTCGCCTACTGGGGCTTCCGCTGGATGATCGGCTTCGGCATGGCCTCGCTGGGTGTCGGCGTGCTGGGCCTGTGGCTGACCCGCAAGAAGTTCATGCTGCCGGCGGGGCTGCGGACCGGGGAGGACGAGGTTCCGAACCTGGTCCTCTTCAAGAAGCCGCTGAGCCCGAAGTTCGCCAACCTGTACTGGATCGTCGCGCTCTGGACGATGGGCTTCCCGCTCATCGCCAACTCCTGGGGCTGGATCTTCACCGAGATGGGCCGCCAACCCTGGGTCGTCTACGGAGTCCTGCGCACGCGGGACGCGGTCTCGCCGAACGTGTCGCAGGGCGAGGTGCTCACCTCGATGATCGGCTTCACGCTCCTGTACGCCGTGCTCGCCGTGATCGAGGTCAAGCTCCTCGTCAAGTACGTCAAGGCCGGCCCGCCCGAACTCACCGAGGCAGACCTCAACCCACCCACCAAGATCGGTGGGGACGACAAGAACCCCGACCGGCCGATGGCCTTCTCGTACTGA
- a CDS encoding GAF domain-containing sensor histidine kinase — protein sequence MSAQQSQESSDPSSGPLPDPLPGPSGPPGPTSAAGASDAPDPLVAAAQATRSLQGLSTELTARVPQLLEAMRSVGTGLELHSTLDRICETAAELADAHYAAIGVVDTEGRGLSDFVTHGISPAQARKIGHRPDGKRGLLGALISHSDTVRLADLTKDPRSAGFPPHHPPMKTFLGVPIRVQGEIFGNLYLAEKNGGGEFSDYDVHMVRVLATEAGIAIGNARLYEAATQRERWIDGSVAVTTALLSGGDADDALAVVAEQARRLADSDAGIVMLPAEEGGMEIVAVSSENPATSLGVVIPAESPVVDRLLEGEPIFVDDAASDPRMTSELTSRYGPCMLLPLQSGGRVLGALVTPRARGGRAFTEVERTLATQFASQAALALMMAEAQRDRERLAVFEDRDRIARDLHDLVIQRLFATGLMLEGAQRRTAVPEVRDGVGKAVDELDVTIQEIRTAIFALQQGPAEAPSGLRTRVLREINMAAVPLGFKPAHRFLGPIDTVVGELVGKNLIAALREALSNAFRHAEASRIDVVIDSTITLADGRPGVRLEVADDGVGIPEGGRRSGLRNLRRRAESLGGASSYGPGIGEDGGGTTVVWEAPLEPEV from the coding sequence ATGTCAGCGCAGCAGTCGCAGGAATCGTCGGATCCCTCATCGGGGCCATTGCCGGATCCGTTGCCGGGACCCTCGGGACCACCGGGACCGACGAGCGCTGCGGGGGCCTCGGACGCTCCGGACCCGCTGGTGGCCGCCGCCCAGGCCACCAGGAGTCTGCAGGGGCTGTCCACCGAGCTCACGGCCCGGGTACCGCAACTGCTGGAGGCCATGAGGTCGGTCGGGACCGGGCTCGAACTGCACTCCACGCTGGACCGCATCTGCGAGACCGCGGCAGAGCTCGCGGACGCCCACTACGCGGCGATCGGAGTCGTCGACACGGAGGGCCGAGGGCTCTCGGACTTCGTCACCCACGGGATCAGCCCCGCGCAGGCGCGGAAGATCGGGCACCGCCCCGACGGGAAGAGGGGCCTGCTCGGAGCCCTGATCTCGCACTCGGACACGGTGCGGCTCGCCGATCTGACGAAGGATCCGCGCTCGGCGGGGTTCCCGCCGCACCACCCGCCCATGAAGACCTTCCTCGGGGTGCCGATCCGGGTGCAGGGAGAGATCTTCGGCAATCTCTACCTCGCCGAGAAGAACGGCGGCGGCGAGTTCAGCGACTACGACGTGCACATGGTCCGGGTACTGGCCACCGAGGCGGGCATCGCCATCGGCAATGCCCGGCTGTACGAGGCCGCCACCCAGCGCGAGCGCTGGATCGACGGATCGGTGGCCGTCACCACCGCCCTCCTGTCCGGCGGGGACGCGGACGACGCCCTCGCGGTGGTCGCCGAACAGGCCCGTCGGCTGGCCGACTCCGACGCCGGGATCGTCATGCTGCCGGCCGAGGAAGGCGGGATGGAGATCGTCGCGGTCTCCTCCGAGAATCCGGCCACCTCGCTCGGTGTGGTGATCCCGGCCGAGAGCCCGGTGGTCGACAGGCTGCTGGAGGGTGAGCCGATCTTCGTGGACGACGCCGCGTCCGACCCCCGCATGACCAGCGAGCTCACCAGCAGGTACGGCCCCTGCATGCTGCTGCCGCTGCAGAGCGGCGGACGGGTACTGGGCGCGCTGGTCACCCCCCGGGCCCGCGGCGGGCGGGCGTTCACCGAGGTCGAGCGGACCCTGGCCACCCAGTTCGCCTCGCAGGCGGCGCTCGCCCTGATGATGGCCGAGGCGCAGCGCGACCGCGAGCGGCTGGCGGTGTTCGAGGACCGTGACCGGATCGCCCGCGACCTGCACGACCTGGTCATCCAGCGGCTCTTCGCCACCGGGCTGATGCTGGAGGGCGCCCAGCGCCGGACCGCCGTCCCCGAGGTGCGTGACGGCGTGGGCAAGGCGGTGGACGAGCTGGACGTGACGATCCAGGAGATCCGCACCGCGATCTTCGCCCTCCAACAAGGGCCGGCGGAGGCCCCGTCCGGGTTGCGCACCCGGGTGCTGCGGGAGATCAACATGGCCGCGGTGCCCCTGGGCTTCAAGCCTGCCCACCGCTTCCTCGGCCCGATCGACACGGTCGTCGGTGAGCTGGTGGGCAAGAACCTGATCGCCGCGCTGCGCGAGGCGTTGTCCAACGCCTTCCGCCATGCCGAGGCGAGCCGGATCGACGTCGTCATCGACTCCACCATCACCCTCGCCGACGGCCGGCCGGGGGTCCGGCTGGAGGTCGCCGACGACGGGGTGGGCATCCCGGAGGGAGGCCGCCGCAGCGGCCTTCGGAATCTACGCCGCCGGGCCGAGTCGCTGGGCGGTGCCAGCTCCTACGGCCCGGGCATCGGTGAGGACGGCGGCGGGACCACCGTGGTGTGGGAGGCCCCGCTCGAACCGGAGGTCTAG
- the cydD gene encoding thiol reductant ABC exporter subunit CydD codes for MKPIDPRLLRYARSTRLFLGAVVALGLAGAGLVVGQAMLIAEIVVGAFQQGLDGQALRTPLLLLAAVALGRGLIAWLTELAAHRAGAAVKSELRRRLLDRAAELGPGWPAGQRTGSLVSLATRGVDALDDYFARYLPQLGLAVVVPVAVLARIVTEDWVSAAIIVVTLPLIPVFMILIGMATQSRMDRQWRLLSRLSGHFLDVVAGLPTLKVFGRAKAQAESIRKITDDYRRATMRTLRIAFLSSFALELLATLSVALVAVTIGMRLVHGELDLYTGLVILILAPEAYLPLRQVGAQYHAAAEGLAAAEEIFEVLETRTTGTTGTAELPAGAPLRIEVEGIAVRYEGRGEDSPQPVSLTVGPGECVALTGPSGAGKSTLLQVLLGFVTPTAGRIRVAGVDLAELSPAQWRHQIAWVPQRPHLFAGTIAENVRLARVGASDAEVAEALKDAGAWEFVTALPRGVETPLGEGGVGLSAGQRQRLALARAFLADRPVLLLDEPTAALDGETEAGIVDAVRRLSAGRTVLLVVHRPALLAVADRVVEMAAGDGREELVTEGALPRRAASSPVGAEPLSSGAAGDRGEYVPDTGEWILGPARERADVAADGRSASGTPGSGAAGTRAAGSGAAGSGAAGDPLRRVRAVARAWQGRFRLGLLLGALAVGCSVGLMAVSGWLISRASEQPPVLYLMVAVTATRAFGMGRAVFRYAERLVSHDAVLRMLADLRVSVYRRLERIAPAGLREHRRGDLLARLVADADALQDYWLRWLLPVGTAVLVGTGSVAFTAWLLPEAGVVLAVGLLAAGIAVPLVSGACARRAERRLAPARGELATRVADLLTGTAELTVAGALEDRKGRTRESDGLLTRIAARGSAAAGLGGGLSALVCGLTVVAAAAVAANAVHDGRLTGVAMAVAVLTPLAAFEAVNGLPLAVQYRQRVRRSAERVYEVIDAPVPVVEPEQPAAAPASPFPLRLTGLTARHPGQERAALRDLDLTLEAGRRIAVVGPSGSGKTTLAQVLLRFLDPAEGAYSLGGSDARTLDGDDVRALVGLCAQDAHIFDSSVRENLRLARTGASEEQLRRALAGARLLEWADALPDGLDTLVGEHGERISGGQRQRLALARALLADFPVLVLDEPAEHLDLVTADALTADLLAATEGRTTVLITHRLAGLEAVDEVLVLDRGEVVQRGPYAELAAAEGPLRRLLERERATDGTLANFPRQ; via the coding sequence GTGAAACCGATCGACCCGCGCCTGCTCCGGTACGCCCGGTCCACCCGCCTCTTCCTGGGGGCGGTGGTGGCCCTGGGTCTTGCCGGTGCGGGGCTGGTCGTCGGTCAGGCGATGCTGATCGCCGAGATCGTGGTCGGAGCCTTCCAACAGGGGCTCGACGGCCAGGCGCTCCGAACGCCCCTGCTGCTGCTCGCGGCGGTGGCGCTCGGGCGCGGGCTGATCGCCTGGCTCACGGAGCTGGCCGCGCACCGGGCGGGCGCGGCGGTCAAGTCGGAGCTGCGGCGCAGGCTGCTGGACCGGGCCGCGGAGCTCGGGCCCGGATGGCCGGCCGGGCAGCGGACCGGATCGCTGGTGTCACTGGCCACCCGGGGCGTGGACGCGCTCGACGACTACTTCGCCCGCTACCTGCCCCAGCTCGGGCTCGCGGTGGTCGTGCCCGTGGCCGTGCTGGCCCGTATCGTCACCGAGGACTGGGTGTCGGCGGCCATCATCGTCGTGACGCTGCCCCTGATCCCCGTGTTCATGATCCTCATCGGCATGGCCACCCAGTCCCGGATGGACCGCCAGTGGCGCCTGCTGTCCCGGCTCTCGGGGCACTTCCTCGACGTGGTGGCCGGGCTTCCCACACTCAAGGTCTTCGGCCGGGCGAAGGCGCAGGCCGAGTCGATCCGCAAGATCACCGACGACTACCGGCGGGCGACGATGCGGACCCTGCGCATCGCCTTCCTCTCCTCCTTCGCCCTGGAGCTGCTGGCGACCCTGTCGGTGGCCCTGGTGGCCGTGACCATCGGCATGCGGCTGGTCCACGGAGAACTGGACCTCTACACCGGGCTGGTCATCCTGATCCTGGCGCCCGAGGCGTATCTGCCGCTGCGGCAGGTGGGAGCGCAGTACCACGCGGCCGCCGAAGGACTGGCGGCCGCCGAGGAGATCTTCGAGGTCCTGGAGACCCGCACCACCGGTACGACCGGCACGGCCGAGCTTCCCGCCGGCGCCCCCCTGCGCATCGAGGTCGAGGGCATCGCGGTGCGCTACGAGGGCCGCGGGGAGGACTCGCCCCAACCGGTCTCGCTGACGGTCGGGCCAGGGGAGTGCGTGGCGCTGACCGGCCCCAGCGGAGCGGGGAAGTCCACACTGCTCCAGGTGCTGCTGGGGTTCGTGACGCCGACCGCCGGGCGGATCCGCGTCGCGGGCGTGGACCTGGCCGAACTGTCGCCCGCGCAGTGGCGGCACCAGATCGCCTGGGTGCCGCAGCGGCCGCACCTGTTCGCCGGAACGATCGCCGAGAACGTACGGCTGGCCCGCGTGGGTGCCTCCGACGCCGAGGTGGCCGAGGCTTTGAAGGACGCCGGTGCCTGGGAGTTCGTGACCGCGCTGCCGCGCGGGGTGGAGACCCCGCTGGGCGAGGGCGGTGTGGGGCTGTCCGCCGGGCAGCGGCAGCGGCTGGCCCTGGCGCGCGCGTTCCTGGCGGACCGCCCCGTGCTGCTGCTGGACGAGCCGACGGCGGCGCTGGACGGCGAGACCGAGGCGGGCATCGTGGACGCGGTCCGGCGGCTCTCCGCGGGACGGACCGTGCTGCTGGTCGTGCACCGACCGGCGCTGCTCGCCGTCGCGGACCGGGTGGTGGAGATGGCGGCGGGCGACGGCCGCGAGGAGCTTGTCACCGAGGGGGCACTCCCCCGCCGCGCCGCTTCTTCCCCGGTCGGCGCCGAACCGCTGTCCTCGGGCGCGGCCGGAGACCGTGGTGAGTACGTCCCGGACACCGGCGAGTGGATCCTCGGCCCGGCGCGTGAGCGGGCGGACGTAGCTGCCGACGGCCGTTCCGCTTCCGGCACGCCCGGTTCGGGCGCGGCGGGTACGCGTGCGGCAGGTTCGGGCGCGGCGGGTTCGGGCGCGGCGGGCGATCCGCTGCGCCGGGTGCGGGCGGTCGCCAGGGCGTGGCAAGGACGGTTCAGGCTCGGACTGTTGCTCGGCGCGCTGGCCGTCGGATGCAGCGTCGGCCTGATGGCCGTGTCGGGCTGGCTGATCTCGCGGGCCTCGGAGCAGCCGCCCGTGCTCTACCTGATGGTGGCCGTCACCGCCACCCGGGCCTTCGGAATGGGGCGCGCCGTCTTCCGGTATGCCGAGCGGCTCGTCTCGCACGACGCCGTGCTGCGGATGCTCGCCGACCTGCGGGTCTCCGTGTACCGCCGACTGGAGCGCATCGCGCCCGCCGGGCTGCGCGAGCACCGGCGCGGGGACCTGCTGGCCCGGCTGGTGGCCGACGCGGACGCCCTGCAGGACTACTGGCTGCGCTGGCTGCTGCCCGTCGGCACCGCCGTCCTCGTCGGCACGGGCTCGGTCGCCTTCACGGCCTGGCTGCTGCCCGAAGCCGGAGTCGTCCTCGCCGTCGGACTGCTCGCCGCCGGTATCGCGGTACCCCTGGTCAGCGGGGCCTGCGCCCGCCGGGCGGAGCGCAGGCTCGCGCCCGCCCGCGGCGAACTCGCCACTCGGGTGGCCGATCTGCTCACCGGGACCGCGGAGCTGACCGTGGCCGGTGCGCTGGAGGACCGCAAGGGCCGGACGCGCGAGAGCGACGGCCTGCTGACGCGCATCGCCGCGCGGGGCTCGGCCGCGGCCGGACTGGGCGGCGGCCTGTCCGCCCTGGTGTGCGGGCTCACCGTCGTGGCCGCCGCGGCCGTTGCCGCGAACGCCGTCCACGACGGCCGGCTGACCGGGGTGGCCATGGCCGTCGCGGTCCTGACGCCGCTGGCCGCCTTCGAGGCGGTGAACGGGCTGCCGCTCGCCGTCCAGTACCGCCAGCGGGTGCGCCGGAGCGCCGAGCGGGTCTACGAGGTCATCGACGCGCCGGTCCCGGTCGTCGAGCCGGAGCAGCCCGCCGCGGCTCCCGCTTCGCCGTTCCCGCTGCGGTTGACCGGGCTCACCGCCCGCCACCCCGGGCAGGAGCGTGCCGCCCTGCGGGACCTGGACCTGACCCTGGAGGCCGGCCGCCGCATCGCCGTCGTCGGTCCCTCGGGATCCGGCAAGACCACCCTGGCCCAGGTCCTCCTCCGGTTCCTGGACCCTGCCGAAGGCGCGTACAGCCTCGGCGGGAGCGACGCACGCACGCTCGACGGCGACGACGTTCGCGCCCTCGTGGGCCTGTGCGCCCAGGACGCCCACATCTTCGACAGCTCGGTCCGGGAGAACCTGCGCCTGGCCCGGACCGGGGCGAGCGAGGAGCAGCTGCGCCGAGCGCTGGCCGGGGCCCGGCTGCTGGAGTGGGCCGACGCTCTTCCGGACGGGCTGGACACGCTGGTCGGTGAGCACGGTGAGCGGATCTCGGGTGGGCAGCGCCAGCGACTGGCTCTGGCCCGGGCGCTGCTCGCGGACTTCCCCGTGCTGGTCCTGGACGAGCCGGCCGAGCATCTGGACCTGGTCACGGCGGACGCCCTGACGGCGGATCTGCTGGCCGCGACCGAGGGCCGGACCACCGTGCTGATCACGCACCGGCTGGCCGGCCTGGAGGCGGTCGACGAGGTGCTCGTGCTGGACCGCGGCGAGGTGGTGCAGCGCGGCCCGTACGCGGAGCTGGCCGCCGCCGAGGGACCGCTGCGGAGGCTGCTGGAGCGGGAAAGGGCAACGGACGGAACTTTGGCCAACTTTCCCCGCCAATAG
- the cydB gene encoding cytochrome d ubiquinol oxidase subunit II produces the protein MQLHDVWFVLIAVLWTGYFFLEGFDFGVGVLTKLLARDRTEKRVLINTIGPVWDGNEVWLLTAGGATFAAFPDWYATLFSGFYLPLLLILICLIIRGVAFEYRHKRPEDRWQTNWEHAIFWTSLIPAFLWGVAFANIVRGVKIDENKEYVGSFLDLLNVYSILGGLVTLTLFTFHGTVFTSLKTVGDIRDRSRKLATRLGAVTAVLALVFLIWTQVSRGDGTSLIAMIVAVSALVGALGFNLAGREGWSFALSGVTIAAAVAMLFLTLFPNVMPSSLDESWNLTVTNSSSSAYTLKIMTWCAAVATPLVLLYQGWTYWVFRKRIGTQHIVDVH, from the coding sequence ATGCAACTCCACGATGTCTGGTTCGTACTCATCGCCGTCCTGTGGACCGGCTACTTCTTCCTGGAGGGCTTCGACTTCGGGGTCGGCGTACTGACCAAGCTGCTCGCCCGTGACCGCACGGAGAAGAGGGTCCTGATCAACACGATCGGGCCCGTGTGGGACGGGAACGAGGTCTGGCTGCTCACCGCGGGCGGCGCCACCTTCGCCGCCTTCCCCGACTGGTACGCCACCCTCTTCTCGGGCTTCTACCTGCCGCTGCTGCTCATCCTGATCTGCCTCATCATCCGTGGCGTGGCCTTCGAGTACCGGCACAAGCGCCCCGAGGACCGCTGGCAGACCAACTGGGAACACGCGATCTTCTGGACCTCGCTGATCCCCGCTTTCCTGTGGGGCGTCGCCTTCGCCAACATCGTGCGCGGCGTCAAGATCGACGAGAACAAGGAGTACGTCGGCAGCTTCCTGGACCTGCTGAACGTCTACTCGATCCTCGGCGGCCTGGTCACCCTCACCCTGTTCACCTTCCACGGCACGGTCTTCACCTCGCTCAAGACCGTCGGTGACATCCGGGACCGCTCGCGGAAGCTGGCGACCCGGCTGGGCGCCGTCACCGCCGTACTGGCCCTGGTCTTCCTCATCTGGACCCAGGTCTCGCGCGGCGACGGCACGAGCCTGATCGCGATGATCGTCGCGGTGTCGGCGCTGGTCGGGGCCCTCGGCTTCAACCTCGCCGGCCGCGAAGGCTGGTCGTTCGCCCTGTCCGGGGTCACCATCGCGGCCGCGGTCGCGATGCTCTTCCTGACGCTCTTCCCGAACGTCATGCCGTCCTCGCTGGACGAGTCCTGGAACCTCACGGTCACCAACTCCTCGTCCAGCGCGTACACCCTGAAGATCATGACCTGGTGTGCGGCCGTGGCCACCCCGCTCGTACTGCTCTACCAGGGCTGGACGTACTGGGTGTTCCGCAAGCGGATCGGGACGCAGCACATCGTCGATGTGCACTGA